The proteins below come from a single Arthrobacter sp. B1I2 genomic window:
- a CDS encoding dihydrofolate reductase family protein — MAAMSQLMVDMIVTLDGFASGEGWPGWWGLEGPEYLAWLQQEAGKDYTFLLGANTYRLMSGMSEDAAAGGTGYSQDESASLTGLAAVPKVVFSSSLTAPLRWPNSQLVAGDAVEAVRQMKRTHSRPLSTLGSLSLCRSLVAAGLVDRFRLVVFPLITGRTGSERIYDGYPDVALEMVDSRTFDGRLQLLEYIPRVIDHPPPGSGQESTTTSVR; from the coding sequence ATGGCCGCCATGAGCCAGCTGATGGTGGACATGATCGTTACCCTGGACGGCTTCGCCTCAGGTGAGGGATGGCCGGGCTGGTGGGGTTTGGAAGGTCCGGAATACCTTGCGTGGCTCCAGCAGGAGGCAGGGAAGGACTATACGTTCCTGCTGGGGGCCAACACCTACCGCCTCATGTCCGGAATGTCAGAGGATGCCGCCGCCGGGGGCACAGGTTACTCGCAGGACGAGAGTGCTTCCCTGACAGGCCTCGCCGCCGTTCCCAAGGTGGTGTTTTCCTCCAGCCTGACGGCTCCCCTCCGGTGGCCGAACTCCCAGCTGGTGGCCGGGGACGCAGTTGAAGCCGTGAGGCAGATGAAACGCACCCACTCCCGGCCCTTGAGCACCCTGGGCAGCCTCAGCCTTTGCCGTTCCTTGGTGGCAGCAGGCCTCGTGGACCGGTTCCGGCTGGTTGTCTTCCCCTTGATCACAGGCCGCACCGGAAGCGAACGCATCTACGACGGCTACCCTGACGTCGCCCTGGAGATGGTGGACAGCAGGACCTTCGACGGGCGCCTCCAACTGCTCGAGTACATCCCCCGCGTGATTGACCATCCGCCTCCCGGCAGCGGTCAAGAGAGCACAACCACTTCCGTCCGGTAG
- a CDS encoding MSMEG_4193 family putative phosphomutase, producing the protein MTQSTLILLVRHGETPTTGTVLPGRAPGLHLSERGRAQAEAVAERLSGLPVEAIYSSPLERARETAQPTATRTGRPVTEEAGLLECDFGDWTGAALAGLTGLPEWQTVQHNPSAFRFPNGEGFSGMQARMTAALETLRAAHPGGVVVCFSHADPIKAAVAHALGTHLDLFQRIMISPASVSAISFLDGQAPAVLTVNSMSEPLSGLRKT; encoded by the coding sequence ATGACACAGAGCACGCTGATCCTCCTGGTGCGGCACGGTGAAACGCCCACAACCGGTACGGTCCTGCCGGGCAGGGCCCCGGGACTGCATCTTTCCGAGCGTGGGCGCGCCCAGGCGGAGGCCGTTGCCGAACGCCTTTCCGGCCTGCCCGTCGAGGCCATTTACTCCTCGCCCCTGGAGCGCGCCCGGGAGACCGCCCAGCCCACGGCCACCCGCACCGGGCGGCCGGTGACCGAAGAAGCCGGGCTCCTGGAATGCGATTTCGGCGACTGGACCGGCGCCGCGCTCGCCGGCCTCACGGGACTGCCGGAGTGGCAGACCGTGCAGCACAACCCGTCGGCCTTCCGGTTCCCCAATGGAGAGGGCTTTTCCGGGATGCAGGCGAGGATGACCGCCGCGCTGGAGACCCTCCGGGCCGCCCATCCGGGCGGCGTCGTGGTCTGTTTTTCCCACGCCGACCCCATCAAGGCGGCCGTGGCCCACGCCCTGGGCACCCACCTGGACCTTTTCCAGCGGATCATGATCAGCCCGGCGTCGGTCTCTGCGATTTCCTTTCTGGACGGCCAGGCGCCGGCCGTGCTCACGGTGAATTCGATGTCGGAACCCCTGAGCGGGCTGAGGAAGACGTGA
- the ligD gene encoding non-homologous end-joining DNA ligase, which translates to MASEQTTITVQGPNGPREMRISSPSRVLWPELGLTKLDLVNYICDVGEAFIAANGDRPVALQRFSGNIDGEQFFSKNPPKGTPDFIRSVKVVYPSARSHPQLVFDEPAAAVWAVQMNTVVFHPWPSRAENTDNPDQLRIDLDPQPGTDFDDAVPAALVLKDVLAEAGLTCFIKTSGNRGLHVYAPIEPTREFLDVRHAVIAAAREVERRIPDKVTTAWWKEERGRRVFLDFNQANRDRTIAGAYSPRALPHAPVSCPITWEELEHADPKKFTILTVPERLKKLGDPWADFHASPGTIDTLLEWWDRDCKAGLGEMPFPPDYPKMPGEPPRVQPSRARKQD; encoded by the coding sequence ATGGCGAGCGAACAGACCACCATCACGGTTCAGGGCCCCAACGGGCCGCGCGAGATGCGCATTTCCAGTCCCAGCCGAGTCCTTTGGCCGGAACTGGGCCTTACCAAGCTGGACCTGGTGAACTACATCTGCGACGTGGGGGAGGCGTTCATCGCCGCCAACGGGGACCGGCCCGTGGCGCTGCAGCGGTTCTCCGGCAACATCGACGGCGAACAGTTCTTCTCCAAGAATCCGCCCAAGGGCACGCCGGATTTCATCCGTTCCGTCAAGGTGGTCTACCCCAGCGCAAGGTCGCACCCGCAACTGGTGTTCGACGAGCCGGCGGCAGCCGTCTGGGCCGTGCAAATGAACACGGTGGTGTTCCATCCCTGGCCATCCCGGGCGGAAAACACGGACAACCCGGACCAGCTGCGCATTGATCTTGACCCACAGCCCGGAACAGACTTCGATGACGCCGTCCCTGCCGCCCTGGTGCTGAAGGACGTCCTGGCCGAGGCGGGGCTCACCTGCTTCATTAAGACCTCCGGAAACCGCGGACTCCATGTTTACGCACCCATTGAACCGACTCGCGAGTTCCTGGACGTCCGGCACGCCGTCATCGCCGCTGCCCGGGAAGTGGAGCGCCGCATCCCGGACAAGGTGACCACGGCCTGGTGGAAGGAAGAACGGGGCCGGAGGGTGTTCCTGGACTTCAACCAGGCCAACCGCGACCGCACCATCGCCGGCGCCTACAGCCCGCGCGCCCTCCCGCACGCCCCGGTCTCCTGCCCCATCACCTGGGAGGAACTGGAGCACGCGGATCCAAAGAAGTTCACCATCCTCACGGTTCCTGAACGGCTGAAGAAGCTGGGAGATCCCTGGGCGGATTTCCACGCCAGCCCCGGCACGATCGACACGCTGCTGGAGTGGTGGGACCGCGACTGCAAAGCCGGCCTGGGGGAGATGCCCTTCCCGCCGGACTACCCCAAAATGCCGGGCGAACCGCCCCGGGTCCAGCCCAGCCGTGCCCGCAAGCAGGACTGA
- a CDS encoding alpha/beta hydrolase family protein, giving the protein MPASDQQLTVPVGETSISAVYARPADPTATVVVAHGAGAGMDHPFLRGFADALNDLGLATFRFNFPYREAGRKFPDRPPAAIAAWQAAMAAARGQAAANGDRGPLWAAGKSFGGRMASMAVAEGMEARGLVYLGYPLHAPGKPEKLRDGHLYGMTAPMLFLQGTRDTFATPEILSDVVSRIGSNAVLHWVEGGDHSFAVAGKKRPAEEVGASLAAPVAAFIAAHG; this is encoded by the coding sequence ATGCCGGCATCCGATCAACAGCTCACCGTCCCCGTAGGCGAGACCTCAATTTCCGCCGTCTACGCCCGCCCCGCAGATCCCACCGCAACTGTAGTGGTGGCGCACGGTGCAGGTGCCGGCATGGATCACCCGTTCCTCCGCGGATTCGCGGACGCCCTCAATGACCTGGGCCTGGCCACCTTTCGCTTCAATTTCCCGTACCGGGAGGCAGGGCGGAAATTCCCGGACCGCCCTCCGGCGGCCATTGCCGCCTGGCAGGCCGCAATGGCCGCCGCCCGCGGGCAGGCTGCCGCCAACGGCGACCGTGGTCCGCTCTGGGCGGCGGGCAAATCATTCGGCGGAAGGATGGCATCCATGGCCGTTGCCGAGGGCATGGAAGCCAGGGGCCTGGTGTACCTTGGCTATCCCCTGCATGCTCCAGGGAAACCCGAAAAACTCCGGGATGGGCACCTGTACGGGATGACCGCGCCCATGCTGTTCCTGCAGGGAACCCGCGACACATTTGCCACGCCCGAAATCCTGTCGGATGTCGTGTCCCGGATCGGGTCCAACGCCGTGCTGCACTGGGTGGAGGGCGGTGACCACTCGTTCGCGGTGGCGGGAAAGAAGCGGCCAGCCGAGGAGGTGGGTGCGTCCCTTGCCGCCCCCGTGGCCGCGTTTATCGCAGCCCACGGCTGA
- a CDS encoding 5'-3' exonuclease: MPQRLMLLDTASLYFRAFYGLPDTIRRPDGTPVNAVRGLLDMIARLSTDYHATHLVACWDDDWRPQWRVDLLPTYKAHRVAEAVPDGTDVEVVPEGLQAQLPMIRRVLELAGIAVVGAAQHEADDVVGTYASHAAFPVDVVTGDRDLFQVCDNERGVRVIYTARGMRNLEVITEETVVAKYKVLPQQYADYATLRGDASDGLPGVAGIGEKTAASLLLKFGTLEGLLAAADEPGPAVSAPVRAKLSAAAPYLEAAPAVVRLVRNLELPTLDQVGARLQPVTGDRRAELEQLAGEWNLGGSVRRLLAALDLQEQPAHPS, from the coding sequence ATGCCTCAGCGCCTCATGCTGCTCGATACTGCCTCCCTCTACTTCCGCGCCTTCTACGGCCTGCCCGACACCATCCGCCGCCCGGATGGAACGCCGGTCAACGCCGTCCGCGGCTTGCTGGACATGATCGCCCGGCTCAGTACCGACTACCACGCCACCCACCTGGTGGCCTGCTGGGATGATGACTGGCGGCCGCAGTGGCGGGTGGACCTGCTTCCCACCTACAAAGCCCACCGGGTGGCCGAAGCGGTTCCGGACGGCACCGACGTCGAGGTGGTGCCCGAGGGCCTTCAGGCGCAACTGCCCATGATCCGCCGGGTGCTGGAGCTGGCCGGGATCGCCGTTGTGGGTGCGGCGCAGCATGAAGCCGACGACGTCGTGGGCACCTACGCGAGCCATGCCGCCTTCCCGGTGGACGTGGTCACGGGGGACCGCGACCTGTTCCAGGTATGCGATAACGAACGAGGGGTCCGGGTGATTTACACCGCCCGCGGCATGAGAAACCTCGAAGTCATCACCGAGGAAACCGTGGTGGCCAAATACAAGGTCCTGCCGCAGCAGTACGCCGACTATGCCACCCTGCGGGGGGACGCCTCCGACGGCCTGCCCGGCGTGGCAGGCATCGGCGAGAAGACGGCAGCGTCCCTGCTGCTGAAATTTGGGACCCTCGAAGGGCTGCTGGCGGCCGCGGACGAGCCGGGCCCGGCAGTATCCGCACCTGTCCGGGCCAAGCTCTCCGCGGCGGCCCCGTACCTGGAAGCAGCCCCCGCCGTCGTCCGCCTGGTGCGGAACCTGGAGCTGCCCACCCTCGACCAGGTGGGCGCCCGGCTGCAACCCGTGACCGGTGACAGGCGCGCGGAACTGGAACAGCTGGCCGGCGAATGGAACCTGGGCGGCTCGGTCCGCCGGCTGCTTGCCGCGCTGGACCTGCAGGAGCAGCCGGCCCACCCGTCCTGA
- a CDS encoding sigma 54-interacting transcriptional regulator, translating to MTDRPEIYTVGELRAAGYVHKDLRHEIRDNLLAALAAGRDPWPGLYGFSRTVIPQLERALIAGHDIVLLGERGQGKTRLLRTLSGLLDEWSPVIEDSELNEHPFEPITEQTRARALTEGDRLRVAWRHRSERYVEKLATPDTSVADLVGDVDPMRVAEGRRLGDPETIHYGLIPRSNRGIIAINELPDLAERIQVAMLNVMEERDIQIRGYVLRLPLDVLVVASANPEDYTNRGRIITPLKDRFGAEIRTHYPIELEDEVSVIRQEGRLVADVPPFILEILARYTRALRQSPAINQTSGVSARFAIAGAETVAAAALRRASLRGEDQAVARIIDLEPAVEVLTGKIEFESGEEGREQGVLDHLLRTATAEAVRAHFQGLDMGPLVAALDGHRTVTTGEQVTAQEFLDNLPSLNGSGLYDEIGRRLGATNDGQRAAAVELALEGLYLGRRISKESDDEETIYG from the coding sequence GTGACTGATCGCCCCGAGATCTATACCGTTGGTGAACTGCGTGCGGCAGGGTACGTCCACAAGGACCTGAGGCACGAGATCCGCGACAATCTCCTCGCCGCCCTGGCGGCGGGCCGCGACCCCTGGCCGGGTCTGTACGGCTTCAGCCGGACCGTGATTCCGCAGCTTGAGCGCGCCCTCATCGCCGGACATGACATCGTCCTGCTGGGTGAGCGGGGGCAGGGAAAGACCCGCCTGCTCCGGACCCTTTCGGGGTTGCTGGACGAATGGTCCCCGGTAATCGAGGATTCGGAGCTCAACGAGCACCCCTTCGAGCCGATCACCGAACAGACCCGCGCCCGTGCCCTTACCGAGGGGGACCGGCTGCGGGTCGCATGGCGGCACCGGTCGGAGCGCTACGTGGAAAAGCTCGCGACGCCGGACACCTCGGTCGCTGACCTTGTCGGCGATGTCGATCCCATGCGCGTGGCCGAGGGCCGCCGCCTGGGTGACCCGGAGACCATCCATTACGGGCTCATTCCGCGCTCCAACCGCGGCATCATCGCGATCAACGAGCTCCCGGACCTTGCCGAGCGCATCCAGGTGGCGATGCTCAACGTCATGGAGGAACGGGACATCCAGATCCGCGGTTACGTGCTGCGGCTGCCGCTTGACGTGCTGGTCGTCGCCTCCGCCAACCCGGAGGACTACACCAACCGCGGCCGGATCATCACCCCGCTGAAGGACCGTTTCGGCGCGGAAATCCGGACCCACTATCCGATCGAACTGGAGGACGAAGTCTCGGTCATTCGCCAGGAGGGCCGCCTGGTGGCTGACGTCCCGCCCTTCATCCTGGAGATCCTGGCCCGTTACACCCGGGCTCTGCGGCAGTCACCTGCCATCAACCAGACCTCCGGTGTATCCGCGCGATTCGCCATTGCCGGGGCAGAGACGGTGGCCGCGGCCGCACTCCGCCGGGCAAGCCTCCGTGGGGAGGACCAGGCCGTGGCCCGCATTATTGACCTCGAGCCCGCCGTGGAAGTACTGACCGGCAAGATCGAGTTCGAATCCGGCGAGGAAGGACGCGAACAGGGCGTCCTTGACCACCTCCTGCGCACCGCCACGGCGGAAGCGGTCAGGGCGCACTTCCAGGGCCTGGACATGGGCCCCCTCGTCGCTGCCCTGGACGGCCACCGGACTGTCACCACCGGGGAACAGGTCACGGCGCAGGAGTTCCTGGACAACCTCCCGTCCCTGAACGGCTCGGGCCTCTACGACGAAATCGGCCGGCGCCTGGGCGCGACAAATGACGGACAGCGGGCCGCCGCCGTCGAACTGGCGCTGGAAGGCCTGTACCTCGGCCGCCGGATCTCCAAGGAATCCGACGACGAGGAAACCATTTACGGCTAG
- a CDS encoding VOC family protein, translated as MPTILNPYLSFRDNARDAMNFYQSVFGGELTLSTFGDFQASEEPAEAEKIMHGMLTTTQGLVLMGADTPNSMEYHPGSSISISISGDDEVELRGYYQKLSGDGGAVTVPMEKSPWGDVFGMCTDRFGVAWLVNVNTAQATPAP; from the coding sequence ATGCCAACAATCCTCAATCCCTACCTGAGCTTCCGGGACAATGCCCGCGATGCAATGAACTTCTACCAGTCCGTGTTCGGCGGCGAGCTGACACTCAGTACTTTCGGCGACTTCCAGGCAAGTGAGGAACCTGCCGAAGCGGAGAAGATCATGCACGGCATGCTGACCACCACGCAGGGCCTGGTGCTCATGGGTGCCGACACCCCCAACAGCATGGAGTACCATCCGGGTTCCTCCATTTCCATTTCCATCAGCGGCGATGATGAAGTGGAGCTTCGCGGTTACTACCAGAAGCTGAGCGGCGACGGGGGAGCGGTGACTGTCCCCATGGAAAAGTCGCCCTGGGGTGACGTATTCGGCATGTGCACCGACCGGTTCGGTGTCGCCTGGCTGGTCAACGTCAACACCGCCCAGGCCACGCCGGCGCCTTGA
- a CDS encoding L-threonylcarbamoyladenylate synthase translates to MARFFDVHPDDPQPRAIAQAVNIIRDGGLVAYPTDSCYALGAQMGNREALDRIRSIRHLDDKHHFTLVCRDFAQLGQFVNIGNDVFRSIKSVTPGSYTFILPATREVPKRLLHPKKKTVGVRIPDNRVVQALLAELGEPLLSSTLLLPDEEEPLTVGWEIKERLDNQVDAVIDAGDCGAEPTTVVDFSSGVAEVVRRGMGDPSRFE, encoded by the coding sequence ATGGCCCGATTCTTTGATGTGCATCCCGATGACCCCCAGCCGCGCGCCATCGCGCAGGCAGTGAACATAATCCGCGACGGCGGCCTGGTGGCTTACCCCACGGATTCCTGCTACGCCCTGGGTGCACAGATGGGCAACCGGGAGGCCCTGGACCGGATCAGGAGCATCCGCCACCTGGACGACAAGCACCACTTCACGCTGGTCTGCCGTGATTTCGCGCAGCTGGGACAGTTCGTGAACATCGGCAATGACGTGTTCCGCAGCATCAAATCCGTCACTCCGGGCAGCTACACCTTCATCCTGCCCGCCACCAGGGAGGTTCCCAAGCGCCTGCTCCATCCCAAGAAGAAGACCGTGGGGGTGCGGATTCCGGACAACCGCGTGGTCCAGGCACTGCTCGCGGAACTGGGCGAGCCGCTGCTGTCCAGCACGCTGCTGCTGCCGGATGAGGAGGAACCGCTGACCGTGGGCTGGGAGATCAAGGAACGGCTGGACAACCAGGTGGACGCCGTGATCGACGCCGGTGACTGCGGCGCCGAGCCCACCACCGTGGTTGATTTCTCCAGCGGGGTGGCCGAGGTGGTCCGCCGCGGTATGGGAGACCCGTCCCGGTTCGAGTAA
- a CDS encoding flavin reductase family protein: protein MTVTSDLAPRRLRDIFGTFASGLTVITGSTADGPAGFTCQSFASLSLEPALVTFSPARTSTTWPVLRKAGSFTVNILPAEHQHLAGQFARSGADKFAGVSHAASPLGNPVLEDALAWIDCELHAEYDGGDHTIVVAAVRHLSARQDGEPLLFFKGRYGGITPAERLLEAAG, encoded by the coding sequence ATGACAGTCACTTCAGATCTTGCTCCACGCCGGCTTCGCGATATTTTCGGAACTTTTGCCAGCGGCCTGACCGTCATCACGGGGTCCACCGCGGACGGGCCCGCCGGTTTCACCTGCCAGTCCTTTGCCTCCCTGTCGCTGGAGCCGGCATTGGTAACGTTCAGCCCGGCACGCACGTCAACCACCTGGCCGGTCCTGCGGAAGGCCGGCTCATTCACCGTCAACATCCTTCCGGCGGAACACCAGCACCTGGCGGGGCAGTTCGCCCGCTCAGGGGCGGACAAATTTGCGGGCGTCAGCCATGCGGCCTCGCCGCTGGGCAATCCCGTGCTGGAGGACGCGCTCGCCTGGATCGACTGCGAGCTCCATGCGGAGTACGACGGCGGCGACCACACCATCGTGGTCGCGGCGGTCCGCCACCTCAGCGCCCGGCAGGACGGCGAGCCGCTGCTGTTCTTCAAGGGCCGCTACGGCGGGATCACGCCGGCGGAACGCCTGCTCGAAGCGGCCGGCTGA
- a CDS encoding BNR-4 repeat-containing protein, whose amino-acid sequence MTPSTESSRPMPGTPVTINDNGAWCWFQDERAVVDPANNTLLVGSVAAPDGPDGESRGGNIEVAVLDLASGHSSVHVLHHRLEPDDHDAPALLIRPDGRYLAMYARHKTDNYSRWRISAQPHDASEWGPEERFDWTELAAGRGATYSNLHRLDAESRVYNFVRAINDDPSLMVSGDDGGTWRFGGKLFTRPKVGYVNGYTRYFGNGSDRIDLITTDHHPRDFDNSIYHGYIRDDALHDAQGQVVAKPLIGSPGVDQASLTTVFEAGTELGGDVLTHGWTVDLRGRGAHLAAIISCRANDVNGALEREQMLDVDDHRLLYARFDGVRWRLSHLAAAGPALLPHEQDYTGLGAVDPYDLDRVYISTPVDPRTGTTTPHYEIYRGRTRDEGATWEWDAVTANSQVDNLRPIVPPGDPSVHAVCWFRGTMRSSQAYRTEVVVLS is encoded by the coding sequence ATGACTCCCAGCACCGAAAGCAGCAGGCCTATGCCCGGTACGCCGGTCACCATCAACGACAACGGCGCGTGGTGCTGGTTCCAGGACGAGCGGGCCGTGGTGGATCCGGCCAACAACACCCTGCTGGTGGGTTCGGTCGCTGCTCCCGACGGCCCGGACGGTGAGAGCAGGGGTGGCAACATCGAAGTTGCTGTCCTGGATCTGGCCTCAGGGCACAGCAGCGTGCACGTCCTGCACCACAGGCTGGAGCCGGACGACCATGACGCTCCGGCGCTGCTGATCAGGCCGGACGGCCGCTACCTGGCCATGTATGCCAGGCACAAGACGGACAACTACTCCCGCTGGCGGATCTCCGCCCAGCCCCACGATGCCTCTGAATGGGGCCCGGAGGAGCGCTTCGACTGGACGGAACTGGCCGCAGGGCGCGGTGCAACCTACTCCAACCTGCACCGGCTGGACGCGGAGTCCCGGGTGTACAACTTTGTCCGGGCCATCAACGACGATCCCAGCCTGATGGTGTCCGGGGACGACGGCGGCACGTGGCGTTTCGGCGGCAAGCTCTTCACCCGGCCCAAAGTGGGCTATGTCAACGGCTACACCCGCTACTTCGGCAACGGCAGCGACCGCATTGACCTCATCACCACGGACCACCACCCCCGCGATTTCGACAACAGCATCTATCACGGCTACATCCGGGATGACGCCCTCCATGACGCCCAGGGGCAGGTGGTGGCCAAGCCGCTGATCGGCTCGCCCGGCGTGGACCAGGCTTCCCTGACCACCGTTTTCGAGGCAGGTACCGAACTCGGCGGGGACGTCCTCACCCACGGCTGGACGGTCGACCTGCGGGGCCGGGGTGCGCACCTGGCAGCCATCATCAGCTGCAGGGCCAACGACGTCAATGGCGCCCTTGAACGTGAGCAGATGCTCGACGTCGATGACCACCGCCTGCTGTACGCCCGCTTTGACGGGGTGCGCTGGAGGCTGAGCCACCTCGCCGCCGCCGGCCCTGCCCTGCTCCCGCACGAGCAGGACTACACGGGGTTGGGTGCGGTGGACCCCTACGACCTGGACCGCGTGTACATTTCCACCCCGGTGGATCCGCGGACCGGCACCACCACGCCGCACTACGAGATCTATCGCGGCCGCACCCGGGACGAGGGCGCCACGTGGGAGTGGGACGCAGTAACCGCCAATTCCCAGGTGGACAACCTCCGTCCCATCGTTCCGCCAGGGGACCCGTCCGTTCACGCCGTTTGCTGGTTCCGGGGAACCATGCGCTCGTCCCAGGCCTACCGGACGGAAGTGGTTGTGCTCTCTTGA
- a CDS encoding vWA domain-containing protein — MAIHKRSARYGRYTGGPDPLAPPVDLAEALDAVAEDVMAGYSPRHALQEFLRRGGRNRDGLDDLARRVQQRRRDLLSRHRLDGTLDEVKKLLDTAVLEERKQLARDAMMDNTDRAFREMQLQNLPPSTAAAVNELASYDWQSSAAREAYDRIKDLLGREVLEQRFAGMKQALESATDEDREAVNAMLRDLNGLLGKHRRGEDTDADFQEFMAKHGQFFPENPQSVEELVDALAQRAAAAQRLLQSMSPEQRDELMRLSAQAFGSPGLMAQLSELDATLQALRPGEDWTGTERFEGQEGLGLGDGTGVLQDIAELDELSEQLSQSYNGSRLDDLDLDALARQLGENAAVSARTLAEIERAMQDGGYLRRGTDGDLRLSPQAMRRLGKSLLRDTARQLSGRQGNRGTRMAGAAGEQTGSSRQWEFGDAEPWDVTRTMTNAIRRTMADGGDPARGLRLAIGDIEVTETEARTQAAVALLVDVSFSMAAEGRWVPMKRTALALHHLVSTRFRGDRLELITFGRYAQSMDIGELTALPALREQGTNLHHGLLLAGRFFRRHPSMQPVLLVVTDGEPTAHLLPDGDSWFNWPPDAETIRATVAELDRLGRSGVPATFFRLGNDPGLERFIQRMARRVDGRVVAPEVGDLGAAVVGEYLRAHVRSAYADGDWF, encoded by the coding sequence ATGGCCATCCACAAGCGGTCCGCCCGGTACGGCCGGTACACCGGCGGCCCGGACCCGCTCGCCCCGCCGGTTGACCTGGCCGAGGCGCTCGACGCCGTCGCCGAAGACGTGATGGCAGGCTACTCGCCCCGCCACGCCCTTCAGGAGTTCCTGCGGCGCGGGGGCCGGAACCGTGACGGGCTGGACGACCTTGCCCGGCGGGTGCAGCAGCGGCGGCGCGATCTGCTCAGCCGCCACCGGTTGGACGGCACCCTGGACGAAGTGAAGAAACTCCTGGACACCGCCGTGCTGGAGGAGCGCAAGCAGCTGGCCCGGGACGCCATGATGGACAACACCGACCGTGCCTTCCGCGAGATGCAGCTGCAGAACCTGCCGCCCTCCACGGCGGCAGCGGTCAATGAGCTTGCCTCCTACGACTGGCAGTCAAGCGCAGCCAGGGAAGCCTACGACCGGATCAAGGACCTGCTGGGCCGGGAGGTCCTCGAACAGCGGTTCGCCGGCATGAAGCAGGCGCTGGAGAGTGCCACTGACGAGGACCGGGAAGCCGTGAACGCGATGCTCCGGGACCTCAACGGGCTGCTCGGCAAGCACCGGCGCGGCGAAGACACGGATGCCGATTTCCAGGAGTTCATGGCCAAGCACGGCCAGTTCTTTCCGGAGAATCCGCAGTCGGTCGAGGAACTGGTGGACGCCCTGGCCCAGCGCGCCGCGGCGGCCCAGCGGCTCCTGCAGTCAATGTCCCCGGAGCAGCGCGATGAGCTGATGCGCCTGTCCGCCCAGGCCTTCGGGTCTCCCGGGCTGATGGCCCAGCTCAGCGAACTCGACGCCACCCTGCAGGCGCTGCGTCCGGGGGAGGACTGGACGGGAACGGAACGCTTCGAAGGGCAGGAAGGCCTGGGGCTGGGCGACGGGACCGGTGTGCTGCAGGACATCGCCGAGCTCGACGAGCTGTCCGAGCAGCTCTCACAGAGCTACAACGGCTCCCGGCTCGATGACCTGGACCTGGACGCCCTCGCCCGCCAGCTCGGCGAAAACGCAGCCGTGAGCGCCCGCACCCTCGCCGAGATCGAACGTGCCATGCAGGACGGCGGCTACCTGCGGCGCGGCACCGACGGCGACCTGCGGCTGTCCCCCCAGGCCATGCGGCGGCTGGGGAAATCGCTCCTGCGGGACACCGCCAGGCAGCTCTCCGGGCGGCAGGGAAACCGGGGCACCCGGATGGCAGGAGCAGCCGGTGAACAGACGGGCTCCAGCCGCCAGTGGGAGTTCGGGGACGCTGAGCCGTGGGATGTCACCCGCACTATGACCAACGCCATCCGGCGCACCATGGCCGACGGCGGCGATCCGGCCCGCGGACTGCGCCTCGCCATCGGTGACATCGAAGTGACGGAGACGGAGGCGCGCACACAGGCCGCGGTTGCCCTGCTGGTGGACGTGTCCTTCTCCATGGCTGCCGAGGGCCGGTGGGTTCCGATGAAGCGGACCGCCCTCGCCCTGCACCACCTGGTTTCTACCCGCTTCCGCGGCGACCGGCTGGAGCTGATCACGTTCGGCCGCTACGCCCAGTCCATGGACATCGGCGAACTCACGGCCCTGCCGGCCCTCCGGGAACAGGGCACCAACCTGCATCACGGTTTGCTGCTGGCGGGCCGCTTCTTCCGCCGGCACCCGTCCATGCAGCCCGTCCTCCTGGTGGTCACGGACGGTGAGCCCACAGCCCACCTGCTGCCGGACGGGGACTCCTGGTTCAACTGGCCCCCCGATGCCGAGACCATCCGTGCCACCGTTGCCGAACTGGACCGCCTGGGCCGCTCCGGCGTCCCTGCCACATTCTTCCGCCTGGGCAACGACCCCGGCCTGGAGCGGTTCATCCAGCGCATGGCGCGGCGCGTTGACGGCCGCGTGGTGGCGCCGGAAGTGGGCGACCTTGGCGCTGCCGTGGTGGGGGAGTACCTGCGGGCGCACGTCCGCAGCGCCTACGCCGACGGCGACTGGTTCTGA